A section of the Cutibacterium granulosum genome encodes:
- a CDS encoding CarD family transcriptional regulator: MTFNVGETVVYPNHGAAVIEDLETRTIKGEEKLYLVLRIIGQNDLVVRVPAANLDLVGVRDVVDEKGLKKVFEVLRQPHTEEPANWSRRYKANLEKLHSGNVLKVAEVVRDLWRRERDRGLSAGEKRMLAKARQILVSELALAEKVDEERAEQMLEEVLAS; encoded by the coding sequence ATGACTTTCAATGTCGGTGAAACGGTTGTCTATCCCAATCACGGGGCTGCGGTGATCGAGGATCTCGAGACGCGCACCATCAAGGGTGAGGAGAAGCTCTACCTCGTTCTTCGGATCATCGGTCAGAACGATCTCGTCGTGCGGGTGCCAGCCGCGAACCTCGATCTCGTGGGCGTGCGTGACGTCGTTGACGAGAAGGGGTTGAAGAAGGTTTTCGAGGTTCTGCGTCAGCCCCACACCGAGGAGCCAGCCAACTGGTCCCGTCGGTACAAGGCCAACCTGGAGAAGCTGCACAGCGGCAATGTGCTCAAGGTTGCCGAGGTGGTCCGTGACCTGTGGCGCCGCGAGCGTGATCGCGGTCTGTCTGCCGGTGAGAAGCGGATGCTGGCCAAGGCACGCCAGATCCTCGTCTCCGAGCTCGCCCTGGCCGAGAAGGTCGATGAAGAGCGCGCCGAGCAGATGCTCGAGGAGGTACTTGCATCCTGA
- a CDS encoding PTS sugar transporter subunit IIA gives MTPRLIVLDVDTDSSEELFRLVNHRLTRDALIGETFLTAVSRREETYPTGLDFGHACVAIPHIDPDHVRCPGILLCRNASQTIFHAMDDPERELQVALSIWPLVTDPNNQIGMLTAVIELMQSHDGYQALLHGSGAELRDRLEPVLAAVEQ, from the coding sequence ATGACACCCCGACTCATCGTCCTTGACGTCGACACCGACTCATCGGAGGAGTTGTTCCGTCTCGTCAACCACCGCCTCACCCGGGACGCCTTGATTGGCGAGACATTCCTCACCGCCGTGTCCCGGCGCGAGGAGACATATCCCACGGGGTTGGACTTCGGCCACGCGTGCGTCGCCATCCCACACATTGATCCCGACCATGTGAGGTGTCCCGGGATCCTGCTGTGCCGCAATGCCTCCCAGACCATCTTCCACGCCATGGACGATCCGGAGCGCGAGTTGCAGGTCGCGCTGTCCATCTGGCCGTTGGTGACCGACCCGAACAACCAGATCGGGATGCTCACGGCCGTGATCGAGCTCATGCAGAGCCACGACGGCTACCAGGCTCTGCTGCATGGCAGTGGTGCGGAACTGCGGGATCGGCTCGAGCCGGTCCTGGCAGCGGTCGAACAGTAG
- the phoU gene encoding phosphate signaling complex protein PhoU, with protein MRDSYRDELNATTELIVTVAGLVRTAVQDATTALVTADLTVAERVISGDARIDELTKEIEQRSFQLLARQAPVAGELRTVVAVLRMSYSLDRMGDLAAHIAKIARLRYPEVAAPEPVADQIKQMAETADSMIATAITTLENRDAEAAAGLATADSKMDELRSDQFHLLLSDDWEYGVEKAVDTALLGRYYERIADHAVAMGARTIYIVTGEAPEGENWPSSF; from the coding sequence ATGCGCGACAGTTACCGTGACGAACTCAATGCGACGACTGAGCTGATCGTGACCGTTGCCGGTCTGGTCCGCACTGCCGTCCAGGACGCCACCACTGCCCTCGTCACCGCCGACCTCACCGTCGCCGAGCGGGTCATCAGTGGCGACGCCCGCATCGACGAGCTCACCAAGGAGATCGAGCAGCGCTCCTTCCAGCTCCTGGCTCGTCAGGCCCCCGTGGCTGGTGAACTGCGTACCGTCGTCGCCGTGCTGCGCATGAGCTACTCCCTGGACCGCATGGGCGATCTCGCCGCACACATCGCCAAGATCGCCCGGCTGCGTTACCCCGAGGTGGCTGCCCCCGAGCCGGTCGCCGACCAGATCAAGCAGATGGCCGAGACCGCCGACTCCATGATCGCCACGGCCATCACCACCTTGGAGAACCGCGACGCCGAGGCTGCCGCCGGTCTGGCCACCGCCGACTCCAAGATGGACGAACTGCGCAGCGACCAGTTCCACCTGCTGCTGAGCGACGACTGGGAGTACGGCGTGGAGAAGGCCGTTGACACCGCCCTGCTCGGCCGGTACTACGAACGCATTGCCGATCACGCTGTCGCCATGGGGGCTCGCACGATCTACATCGTCACCGGCGAGGCCCCGGAAGGCGAGAACTGGCCATCCTCCTTCTGA
- the ispD gene encoding 2-C-methyl-D-erythritol 4-phosphate cytidylyltransferase, whose amino-acid sequence MDEPIVAIVMAAGIGSRFGGPIPKQVTELAGKAVVAVAVESLAAGGCSRAVVVVKEGMENHVRFALAAAPIPVHFVTGGNSRQESVRRGLEFVDSHPVLSKASKVLIHDAVRPLVPAYVVADVIKALDDGATAVAPAMPVVDTIRQVDGDTSTVVDRDTLRAIQTPQGFDRATITQCHRRMADDGVKVTDDLSCCELYDHQITLVEGSRAAMKITEPIDIDIAEVFSRAAAGAGNHSGKRVRLMATKVREKGGMFIRHVRRAIPGK is encoded by the coding sequence ATGGACGAACCCATTGTCGCCATCGTCATGGCTGCCGGAATCGGTAGCAGATTTGGTGGGCCCATCCCCAAACAGGTCACCGAGCTTGCCGGTAAGGCCGTCGTTGCCGTCGCCGTGGAGTCCCTGGCGGCCGGCGGTTGCTCCCGCGCCGTCGTCGTCGTCAAGGAGGGCATGGAGAATCACGTGAGATTCGCCCTGGCGGCGGCACCCATCCCGGTGCACTTCGTCACCGGGGGCAACTCCCGGCAGGAGTCGGTACGGCGGGGCCTGGAGTTCGTCGACTCCCACCCGGTGCTGTCCAAGGCCTCCAAGGTGCTCATCCATGACGCGGTGCGTCCGCTGGTGCCTGCCTATGTCGTCGCAGACGTCATCAAGGCCCTGGACGACGGAGCCACTGCAGTTGCTCCCGCCATGCCCGTGGTGGACACCATCCGGCAGGTCGACGGGGACACCAGCACGGTTGTCGACCGTGACACCCTGCGTGCCATCCAGACTCCGCAGGGATTCGACCGGGCCACCATCACGCAGTGCCACCGACGTATGGCCGACGACGGCGTCAAGGTCACCGACGATCTCAGCTGTTGCGAACTCTATGACCACCAGATCACCTTGGTGGAGGGATCACGGGCTGCGATGAAGATCACCGAACCCATCGACATCGACATCGCCGAGGTGTTCAGTCGAGCTGCTGCCGGAGCAGGAAATCACAGCGGCAAACGGGTCAGGCTCATGGCAACCAAGGTGCGTGAGAAGGGTGGCATGTTCATCCGACACGTCCGACGAGCCATTCCCGGAAAGTGA
- a CDS encoding polysaccharide deacetylase family protein: MPIISRDGDVHTAHDSSCGPTSDATRSQRQVKSRHGSRATIGLTILAGLATCLTACASPDAADVTHSGDKHTASTSSTAPGGATPSATTLTTPTATPTPSASPTPAPATKYAGYPGAGKAVTKPTCAAPPAAGTPLKASGAVVPNLPALIPGTNHGKAAEGHVYAAKTVHDWMLKPQTQPKNKRIAFLTFDDGPSQRTPQVLRGLKSSGGRATFFTISSHMGEVDKSLLNQMLEQGNALAIHSYSHDYDYLYPGREASKSHIGCDIDYAMAQMRSFVGSGFTTGAVRNPGGHMSWRGWSTADPAMSERHMSWIDWNALSKDAEGKPLTGTDEVVQNLKETAAEYGTPNVLLILNHDAEDKKVTARSVPAMVKYLKSKGYELGVIA; the protein is encoded by the coding sequence ATGCCCATCATCAGCCGCGACGGTGACGTCCACACCGCCCACGATTCGTCCTGCGGACCGACCAGCGACGCCACCCGTTCACAGCGGCAGGTCAAGTCGCGGCACGGTTCCCGAGCAACGATCGGCCTGACGATCTTGGCTGGTCTGGCCACCTGCCTGACGGCATGCGCCTCACCAGATGCTGCTGATGTCACCCATTCCGGAGACAAGCACACCGCGAGTACCTCATCGACAGCCCCCGGGGGAGCGACCCCATCGGCCACCACCTTGACGACCCCCACCGCAACTCCCACACCTTCTGCATCCCCCACCCCCGCCCCAGCAACGAAGTACGCCGGGTACCCCGGAGCCGGGAAGGCCGTGACGAAACCCACGTGTGCCGCACCGCCCGCCGCCGGCACACCACTCAAGGCATCCGGTGCCGTGGTCCCCAACCTTCCGGCACTCATCCCGGGGACCAATCACGGCAAGGCGGCCGAGGGGCACGTCTATGCGGCGAAGACCGTGCACGACTGGATGCTCAAGCCCCAGACCCAGCCCAAGAACAAGAGGATCGCCTTCCTCACCTTTGACGATGGCCCCAGCCAGCGCACCCCGCAGGTGCTCAGGGGCCTCAAGAGCTCCGGAGGCAGGGCAACGTTCTTCACGATCTCCTCCCACATGGGTGAGGTGGACAAGAGCCTGCTCAACCAGATGCTGGAGCAGGGCAATGCCCTGGCGATCCACTCCTACAGCCACGACTACGACTACCTGTACCCGGGCCGGGAAGCCTCGAAGAGCCACATCGGCTGCGACATCGACTACGCGATGGCCCAGATGCGATCGTTCGTGGGTTCCGGATTCACGACCGGCGCGGTGCGCAACCCCGGGGGCCACATGTCCTGGCGGGGCTGGTCGACGGCCGATCCGGCGATGTCCGAGCGCCACATGTCATGGATCGACTGGAACGCACTGTCCAAGGATGCCGAGGGCAAGCCGCTGACCGGTACGGACGAGGTAGTGCAGAACCTCAAGGAGACCGCCGCCGAGTACGGCACCCCCAACGTGCTTCTCATCCTCAATCACGATGCCGAGGACAAGAAGGTCACTGCAAGGTCCGTTCCCGCAATGGTGAAATACCTCAAGAGCAAGGGATACGAGCTGGGCGTCATTGCCTGA
- a CDS encoding response regulator transcription factor, with product MTRVLIIEDEESYREATAFMLRQEGFEVVEAEDGRAGLSEFDHNGADIVLLDLMMPGIPGTEVCRQLRQRSSVGIIMVTARDSEIDKVVGLELGADDYVTKPFSHRELVARIRAVLRRGSESEESPDILQGSGVRMDVERHEVSVSGKPVKLALKEFELLEVLLRNVGRVMTRAQLIDRIWGVDYVGDTKTLDVHVKRLRAKIEDNPSHPRHIITVRGLGYKYDD from the coding sequence ATGACCCGAGTACTCATCATCGAGGACGAGGAGTCCTACCGTGAGGCCACCGCCTTCATGCTCCGTCAGGAGGGGTTCGAGGTTGTCGAGGCCGAGGACGGGCGAGCCGGCCTGTCCGAGTTCGACCACAACGGTGCCGACATCGTGCTGCTGGACCTCATGATGCCCGGCATACCGGGTACCGAGGTGTGCCGTCAGCTGCGGCAGCGCAGTTCGGTGGGCATCATCATGGTCACCGCGCGTGACTCCGAGATCGACAAGGTCGTCGGGCTGGAGCTCGGTGCCGACGACTACGTCACCAAGCCGTTCAGCCATCGTGAACTCGTGGCCCGTATCCGCGCCGTGCTGCGTCGCGGCTCGGAGTCCGAGGAGTCTCCCGACATCCTCCAGGGGTCCGGGGTGCGCATGGACGTCGAGCGTCACGAGGTGAGCGTCTCCGGCAAACCGGTGAAGTTGGCCCTCAAGGAGTTCGAGCTGCTCGAGGTGCTGCTGCGCAATGTGGGACGAGTCATGACCCGCGCCCAGCTCATCGATCGCATCTGGGGCGTCGACTACGTGGGTGACACCAAGACCCTTGACGTCCACGTCAAGCGACTGCGCGCCAAGATCGAGGACAATCCCTCCCACCCCCGGCACATCATCACGGTGCGCGGTCTGGGCTACAAGTACGACGACTGA
- a CDS encoding glycosyltransferase 87 family protein, with protein MESSSSLRTTAISAGAVIIVLFCVFALGSPVEPVDSNVYHEGAQALINGTPLYHFAPGHLLFTYPPFAALILSWMAPMTEHGAWLVMTALSCATVTLSCQRASRLGLLPTAPIGKARRVAFHLPCWAIALVILNPFWETIAKGQINIILMAVCLLGLTTDRRFWGGFAIGLCGGCKLTPLALGLPALRRHDWAHLAGMATGFLASIAIGWLLLPGTSQEYWTDLMWDTGRVGGLDYPANASVNGVLWRHCPTTVRSALWVLLGLAVIVAGWLLLPRHLDEARRSDDLVTTVAVSATVMLLISPVSWNHHWVWLPFIAVWAARVLPRRLSIVMTCLAAPVALAGPLYLARIIALPLGYDPLSPAVAWTGDILPVLALVVLVGALVTRRSSAQSSYL; from the coding sequence ATGGAGTCCTCATCCTCCCTGCGGACGACAGCGATCTCAGCAGGCGCGGTGATCATCGTCCTGTTCTGCGTCTTTGCCCTGGGCTCCCCCGTTGAACCGGTGGACTCCAACGTCTACCACGAGGGAGCACAGGCCCTCATCAACGGCACACCGCTGTACCACTTTGCCCCTGGCCACCTCCTGTTCACCTATCCACCATTTGCTGCCCTGATCCTCTCGTGGATGGCACCCATGACCGAGCACGGAGCATGGCTCGTCATGACGGCACTGTCCTGTGCAACCGTCACCCTGAGTTGTCAACGCGCATCGCGCCTTGGCCTCCTGCCCACGGCACCGATCGGGAAGGCACGTCGAGTCGCGTTCCACCTGCCGTGCTGGGCCATCGCCCTGGTGATCCTCAACCCGTTCTGGGAGACGATCGCCAAGGGCCAGATCAACATCATCCTCATGGCCGTCTGCCTGCTGGGGCTGACCACTGACCGCCGATTCTGGGGAGGGTTCGCCATTGGTCTGTGCGGCGGGTGCAAGCTCACCCCGTTGGCACTCGGGCTACCTGCCCTGCGTCGCCACGACTGGGCGCACCTGGCAGGCATGGCAACCGGATTCCTTGCATCGATCGCCATCGGGTGGCTGCTGTTACCGGGCACCTCGCAGGAGTACTGGACCGATCTCATGTGGGACACCGGGCGCGTCGGCGGACTCGACTACCCGGCCAACGCATCCGTGAACGGGGTGCTCTGGCGTCACTGCCCCACGACCGTGCGCAGTGCCCTGTGGGTACTGCTGGGCCTCGCTGTCATCGTCGCCGGCTGGCTGCTGCTGCCCAGGCACCTCGACGAGGCCCGCCGCTCCGACGACCTGGTGACCACGGTTGCCGTGTCGGCGACCGTGATGCTGCTCATCTCCCCGGTCTCGTGGAACCACCACTGGGTGTGGCTGCCGTTCATCGCGGTGTGGGCAGCTCGGGTGCTACCACGACGCCTGAGCATCGTCATGACGTGCCTGGCAGCCCCCGTGGCGCTGGCCGGACCGTTGTACCTGGCTCGCATCATCGCACTCCCACTCGGGTACGATCCACTGTCCCCCGCTGTGGCGTGGACCGGTGACATCCTGCCCGTCCTGGCTCTCGTCGTGCTCGTCGGGGCACTGGTGACCAGGCGTTCCTCGGCTCAGTCGTCGTACTTGTAG
- a CDS encoding sensor histidine kinase — protein sequence MDVALSGVVGLVLGGLLTWLILHAVERSRHPIDTLATDIEVMVVTPELKRALAQVGGAAAVIGPHDEVLHSTVSARSMNIVRGSRIIEETVLEIVRESRQRSTELCRDIDVPGTATGRTAQHLTVRVGPLDAHGNIVLVVDDRAPLLRVEQTRRDFVANISHELKTPIGAIAILSEAVEGAADDPEAVRHFAGRLNKETVRVSEMVSQIINLSRLQSDQPTMTPQQVDVCHVLADAVERNRELADSREVNLVVKAEPDLEIQGDPAQLIDAVSNLIHNAIVYSNPRARVAVSSRLVHDVDGDRADIAVADNGIGITDEDQRRIFERFYRVDYARSRDNGGTGLGLSLVKHIAQAHGGSVDVWSKVGQGSTFTLSIPLPSLEFDDGDPVDLAGAHDSSITSKKDQS from the coding sequence GTGGACGTTGCGTTGTCAGGGGTTGTCGGGCTCGTGCTGGGCGGGCTCCTCACGTGGCTCATCCTGCATGCGGTGGAACGATCACGTCACCCGATCGACACCTTGGCGACAGACATCGAGGTCATGGTCGTCACCCCAGAACTCAAACGAGCCCTGGCCCAGGTGGGCGGGGCGGCAGCCGTCATCGGCCCACATGACGAGGTGCTGCACTCCACCGTCTCGGCCCGGTCGATGAACATCGTTCGAGGTTCGCGCATCATCGAGGAGACCGTCTTGGAAATCGTGCGGGAGAGCAGGCAGCGCTCAACGGAGCTGTGCCGTGACATCGACGTCCCCGGCACGGCCACCGGACGCACTGCCCAACACCTCACGGTGCGCGTCGGCCCGCTGGACGCACACGGCAACATCGTCCTCGTCGTCGACGATCGTGCCCCGTTGTTGCGCGTGGAACAGACCCGACGGGACTTCGTCGCCAACATCAGTCACGAACTCAAGACCCCCATTGGCGCCATCGCAATCCTCTCGGAGGCCGTGGAGGGTGCCGCCGATGATCCTGAGGCGGTGCGACACTTCGCCGGGCGGCTCAACAAGGAGACTGTCCGAGTCTCCGAGATGGTCTCGCAGATCATCAACCTCTCCCGGCTGCAGTCCGATCAGCCGACGATGACTCCACAGCAGGTTGACGTCTGCCACGTCCTTGCCGATGCCGTGGAACGCAATCGGGAACTGGCGGACAGCCGCGAGGTCAACCTCGTCGTCAAGGCCGAGCCCGATCTGGAGATCCAGGGCGATCCTGCCCAGCTCATCGACGCCGTCTCCAACCTCATCCACAATGCCATCGTCTACTCCAACCCTCGGGCGAGGGTGGCGGTGAGTTCGCGACTGGTGCACGACGTGGACGGCGATCGTGCCGACATCGCGGTTGCCGACAACGGCATCGGCATCACCGACGAGGACCAGAGACGCATCTTCGAGCGGTTCTACCGCGTCGACTACGCCCGTAGCAGGGACAACGGCGGCACCGGCCTGGGGTTGTCGTTGGTCAAACACATTGCCCAGGCGCACGGCGGTTCGGTGGACGTGTGGAGCAAGGTCGGCCAGGGATCCACCTTCACCCTCTCCATCCCGCTGCCCAGCCTCGAGTTCGACGACGGGGACCCTGTTGACCTCGCCGGAGCTCACGACTCATCAATCACCAGCAAGAAGGATCAGTCATGA
- a CDS encoding PTS sugar transporter subunit IIB yields MLKKKILVCCGTGIATSVQVANKLQRMLKERDIEAMMKECKTGELLEHAESFEPDAIVSTTVVKAPSESVKVYRGVAFLTGVGDDDLADEIAADLKA; encoded by the coding sequence ATGCTCAAGAAGAAGATTCTCGTGTGCTGTGGTACCGGGATCGCCACATCCGTCCAGGTCGCCAACAAGTTGCAGCGCATGCTCAAGGAGCGCGACATCGAGGCAATGATGAAGGAGTGCAAGACGGGCGAGCTGTTAGAGCACGCCGAGTCCTTCGAGCCGGACGCCATCGTCTCGACGACGGTCGTCAAGGCTCCTTCAGAGAGCGTCAAGGTGTATCGCGGAGTTGCCTTTCTCACCGGCGTCGGTGATGACGACCTGGCCGACGAGATCGCTGCCGACCTCAAGGCCTGA